The following are encoded in a window of Panicum virgatum strain AP13 chromosome 5N, P.virgatum_v5, whole genome shotgun sequence genomic DNA:
- the LOC120676625 gene encoding probable high-affinity nitrate transporter 2.4, whose amino-acid sequence MVVTMGKKKLADEETCCYGSAGAAGGVDDQGRATELRPLALSSPHTQAFHLAWLSLFACFFAAFAAPPILPALRPALVLAPTDAPAAAVGSLSATLVGRLAMGPACDLLGPRRASGVASLLAARRRGHRSASSPAGFVALRFVTGLSLANFVANQHWMSGIFAPSAVGLANAVAAGWANVGSAAAQLVMPLAYELVLRLGVPVTVAWRVTYLLLPCALLVTTGLAVLAFPYDLPRGAGVGGGAKTRKSFWKVVRGGVGDYRAWVLALTYGYCYGVELIMENVAADFFRKRFHLPMEAAGAAAACFGAMNAVARPAGGVASDAVARLFGMRGRLWVLWAVQTAGAALCVLVGRMGAVEAPSLAATMVVMVACAAFVQAASGLTFGIVPFVSKRSLGVVSGMTASGGAVGAIVTNRLFFSGARYTIEEAISLTGGASLVCTLPLALVHFPRHGGMFCGPSTTAGGDDEDDDGDDAAAANDDHGDYMLLK is encoded by the exons ATGGTGGTGACCATGGGCAAGAAGAAGCTGGCCGACGAAGAGACCTGCTGCTACGGCAGCGCCGGCGCTGCAGGCGGCGTCGACGACCAGGGCAGGGCCACGGAGCTGCGCCCGCTCGCGCTGTCGTCGCCGCACACGCAGGCGTTCCACCTCGCCTGGCTCTCCCTCTTCGCCTGCTTCTTCGCGgccttcgccgcgccgcccatccTCCCGGCGCTGCGGCCCGCGCTCGTGCTCGCGCCCACggacgcccccgccgccgccgtggggtcGCTCTCCGCCACGCTCGTCGGCAGGCTCGCCATGGGCCCCGCCTGCGACCTCCTcggcccgcgccgcgcgtcggGGGTCGCCAGCCtcctcgccgctcgccgtcgcggccaCCGCTCCGCGTCGTCGCCCGCGGGCTTCGTCGCGCTGCGCTTCGTCACGGGCCTCTCCCTCGCCAACTTCGTCGCCAACCAGCACTGGATGTCGGGCATCTTCGCGCCCTCCGCCGTCGGGCTCGccaacgccgtcgccgccggctggGCCAACGTCGGCAGCGCCGCGGCGCAGCTCGTCATGCCGCTGGCCTACGAGCTCGTCCTCCGCCTCGGCGTCCCCGTCACCGTCGCCTGGCGCGTCAcctacctcctcctcccctgcgcgCTGCTCGTCACAACGGGGCTCGCCGTCCTCGCCTTCCCCTACGATCTCCCGcggggcgccggcgtcggcggcggagccAAGACTAGGAAGAGCTTCTGGAAGGTAGTGCGGGGAGGCGTCGGCGACTACCGCGCCTGGGTGCTCGCGCTCACCTACGGCTACTGCTACGGCGTCGAGCTCATCATGGAGAACGTGGCGGCCGACTTCTTCCGGAAACGGTTCCACCTCCCCATggaggccgcgggcgccgcggcggcgtgcttcGGCGCCATGAacgcggtggcgcggccggcgggaggGGTCGCGTCGGACGCCGTAGCGAGGCTGTTCGGGATGCGCGGGAGGCTGTGGGTGCTCTGGGCCGTACAGACCGCCGGCGCGGCTCTGTGCGTGCTCGTCGGAAGGATGGGCGCCGTGGAGGCGCCGTCGCTGGCCGCCACCATGGTGGTGATGGTGGCGTGCGCGGCGTTCGTGCAGGCCGCGTCCGGCCTCACCTTTGGAATCGTCCCCTTCGTCTCCAAGAG GTCGCTGGGCGTGGTGTCCGGgatgacggcgagcggcggcgcggtgggcgcgATCGTGACGAACCGGCTCTTCTTCAGCGGGGCGCGGTACACCATCGAGGAGGCCATCTCCCTGACCGGCGGCGCCAGCCTCGTGTGCACGCTCCCGCTGGCCCTCGTCCACTTCCCGCGCCACGGGGGCATGTTCTGCGGCCCGTCGAcgaccgccggcggcgacgacgaggacgatGACGGCGatgatgccgccgccgcaaaCGACGACCATGGAGATTACATGCTCTTGAAATGA